AGATCAAGGGCCACCATCCCTCTTACTTACAGTACGCCTACCGCCTACCACACAGGAGCTATTACAACATATTACAAGCTCCCCCCCAAACTAGCGGCAAGCTCCAAGCTTCCATCGACCCCGCCACAGTAAACTCACAGCCCTGTTCCAAGCGCATAGCGGGGTGTCCCAATCCAGCTATCGCAGCGATCCCGGAACGTCAAGGGACTGCTAGCTGTAATACTTTGACGCTATGTGCCGTCCCAGATAAGGGCATTTAGTAGTTAATAGATCGTAAGACGATATCGCTGACTGactcttctccatcaattCCCTCCTGCAACTCCAGCATCCAGTTTTACACTCcaagtgaaagaaaaggaaaaagccatggctgctgctgctactgcaaACATCCCCATCATCGACATCTCCGGTGACCAGGATGTCGTCGCCAAGCAGCTGGTCGACGCTGCTCACGAGCACGGCTTCATTTACATAAGAAATCTCGGAGCCGATATATCTGCTAGCAGCATTGATGGGGCTTTTGCACTGGTAACACTCTTCTGAAGCCgccatttcttttcttcattcatcatctgaCGTTGGGTGCCGTGTTTAGTCTCGGAAGCTGTTCGATGCTCCTCTCGCAGAGAAGCAGGCGTGCACTATTCAGACAAATAACCGCGGCTGGTCTGGCATGCACTCGGAGACTCTAGACCCCAAAACCCAAAAGGTAATTTCTTCTTAAATCCTACACCTCTAATGGGTGACTGGCTAACGCTCTCTACAGGTCGGAGACTTCAAAGAGTAAGCATCGTTTAAGCCCCGGGATGCGTTAAATATACCCATGTAAACAACATAAACTCACCATGTAAAGGGCCTTCAACTTTGGCGAATTCATCGATGGGAAAGCCCAGCAGCCCCTCCCGCCCACCATCGCCGCCGACGAGCCTCAGGTCAGCGCATTTGCAGACTCGTGCCACAAACTCTGCCGGAAGCTCCTCCACCTGCTCGGAATCGGCCTCGATGTAAGTCGCTCTCGCTTTTTGATGTTGATATCTCACCCAAAGCGAACTCATTGAATCATCTAACCTTATTACGAATGCCTGCTAGGTTGGcgatttcttctcctcagcaCACAGCACCAATGGCGAATCCAGCTCCATCTTGCGGCTCCTCCGCTACCCGCCACCTGACCAGGCCTCTCACTCCAGCGACGACATCCGTGCCGGCGCGCACTCTGACTACGGCTCCGTCACGCTGCTCTTCCGGCTGAAAGGTCAGGCAGGACTGGAATTACAAAAGAAAGACGGCTCTTGGGCCCCTGTCCCGGTCTGCCCTCCCGGCTCAGAGAACGATCCCAGCCCTCCTATTCTGATCAACATTGGAGACCTGCTTTCTTACTGGACCAACGGACTGTTCAGAAGCACCGTCCACAGGGTGGTCTTCCCATCTGATAATGCAGCAAGCAAGGTAGAGGGCGAGACTAGCGCCGGACCGCGTTACTCGATTGCTTTCTTCTGTCATCCTGCAGGATCGGTGGCGTTGGAGCCTGTGCCTAGTGAAAGAGTGAGGAACTTTATTCCGGATGAGAGTGCGCCAAATGAGAACCCATATGCTGAGAGGAAGGTAATGACGGCGAATGAGCATCTTTTCATGAGATTAAAGGCTAGCTACGGTACTTTGTacgatgatgaaaagaagccGTGAGGCCCATTGTCTAATTAAGAATTATATAAAGATGGTATTTACATCATGTTCACGTGGTCTTAAACCAACCCTGAATACCAACGCCGCCACGGATCATGGAATCCATCGTAATATTTCTTCGTAGTCTCTGCGTCCTCATAAATGGCGAGATGGTTGAGCACCCTCCAGTCAAATACGCTTATCCActcccgtctctcttctGGGATATTTTCACGGATGTCCTCTAGTTTAGACAGCAGCGCCTTCGTCTCTTGTTCCTTCTCTACCGTATCAACAAACAGAATCTTGTTACGACCTGTTTGGCTGTCTAGTGGCTGAGAACTATCGATTGTATCATCTCTGATCCAGGTTTCGGCATCTCGGATAATGTTTGATAATCCGTGTTCTCGAAACAACGGTTCAACCCCATCGATTTTTCGAAAATAGGACGGTAGCAGAACAAGTCGATTTACTAGTTGGCATTCAAGACCGGCATATTGACAGATGGTCTTAGTTTGGCCAGGGCTTTGCTCTGAAGGTCTCCGTTCCTGTCCAACATCGCAACTGTGCTGTTCATGGCTGCTGCGGACAGGGGTTAGTGGCTGGGTTGCGTCATCACTGTCagtctcatcctcatcatcgctaTCAGGTATGACGATGGCGCTATCATTCAACGGCAAATGGGAAGATGACAGCTCCGCTGATTGCATCGCAGTGTGCTCCTGTCTGCCAGTGTCCGTCTCTTTTGCTTGAGGCTGCTTAAAGTGAGGGGAGGCGTTCAAATCTTCGTTGTCAGATTGGCAGACAGTCAAAGGGAACTCCGATTTCTGGGGCTTCTGTGTAGAGTTGCCATCTATCTCTCCCAGTGGACGTCGTATGGGGGATTCGGATACAGGTTTGCGATCTGGAACTGTTGATTCGGGCTCATCATCTCTAGAAGATTGACGGCGTTTCTTTGGTGGAGAAAACAAGGCCGATGCAAAAGTAATGCGCTTCCTTTTATGATCAAGGTTGGGGGTTGTTTTCGATAGATGTGTTGTGGGAGATGGCTGTGATGCAGCAAGTCTGTGGGACTCGGATACCGGGGCACCCAGCAACTCAAGGGATCGTTCTAGAGAGCTCCCAGTAACATGTCTGgccagaggcagagagccTGAGGAATTGTGAGAGGCTCGTCgcggtgatggtgttggcatCGTTGTTGCTGTCAACTGCGTAGCGGCGTCAACAGCCACTCCTCTTGGATCGGCTTGCTCTAATTTTGCGATCCATGAAAGATTGTCCTGACTATCTTCTAGTTCATGCGCTGATGTGGCGCGCTCTGCAATTTCTTGTAGCTCAGTAAATGAGAGCACATCGGAGAAATCTCGATCGAAATGGATCTTTGCAACGGACGGGAATCGCAAGCTCCACCAGTTTGTGTCGCCTGCTTTGTCAAAGCTGAAGCATCTCATGTCGAAAACGGGAGGATTTGTAAATGCCACAGTCATCGGCGTCGGCTGAGCCCCGGCAGCAGCTTTCAGTTTAGTTTCGACGTTTTCTCCAACTGGTACCGGCTTTGGATTCGTGAACGATGAGAATGACTTGAGCATAGCCTCATTTAGCTCAACAACGTTGACAACAGTAAACTCTGGCCTCGCATTCCATCTTTTGACTTCCTCTCTGTTGTCAATGCAGCCAACATAGAAATGAGTCCACTTGAGGTTCTCAATATTGTAGGACCTCGCTTTGGCGGCATTGAATCCAGCACCAACCACAGCGAAATCGCCAACCTCTCCAAAGCGGCCGATGTAGTCTTTCTTGAGCTTAATGCAGTGGTTTGTAAACGGTGTTCCATCGCTCGAAAAGTTGAAATAAGGCTGGTCTGATTTTAATACCAATCCCTCGCCCCTCTCTGTAATGACTTTGGCGAATGCATTCCGCAGCGCCGAGACCGCCATGGGATGACTAGTGTTGATAATTTGCCTTTGTATGAGTTCCGCTTGTCCCTTATCACAACGAACTAGTTTCTCGAGTAGCTTGAATCTTTCTGAGTGCCGAACATTTAACAAAGACTGGCCATCGAGAAGCAAAATATCGTAGTACACTATCATTAAGTGCTCATGAGGCCTCGGGCTGGTCAAGTTAGGATGCTATATCTTATCATCGCAAGCAGGGGCTTGCTTACGGTGAGTCCTGGCCTGTGTTCATAAATCGACCACGACGGGCGACGTGCTTTCGAATATGATGAAAGGGTaggattttcttttgctATATGTAGGAGTCAGCTAATGCAAATTCATACTCTCGTTATAGACGGCGGCCTACCGATTCGCTGAAAACAGCCAATTCTCCTTCCAGGATGCACTCAGTTTTGATATTGCATCCAGCCTTTCCTATTCCCAATGAACCAATGATGATCCTTTCCCAATCGTTAGCTTTTTTCGATTTGACAGCACATTTCTTTCATGAGTAATTACCCGATTAATCGCTCTCTATCTTCGGTGCTGTCTTTTCCACTCTTGGAAAAGATTTGAATGCCGCGCCTACCCTTGCTAACATCAACGTGGATCTGGCAGTATTCTCCATCCACTTTTGCTTCGACGCTCATTACACCACCCTTGCACATGTTGATGCAATGCTTCATGCTTCGAGCTTTAAACCATTGTTGCCTCCCAACTTTGACGGATAGTTGTGGTTTGATTGACGATAATCGCTCCCGCTCAATGCATGATTTATCAGGGTATAGAGAGCGCGTTTCTCTCCTCAGCCGTTGCATGGTCTCGATGGCGATTGTAAAGTCTTCACGAATTTTCAAAATTGATGGCAGAAGAGGATCGCACAAGCGATAAACTTCATATGCATCAAACACCAGTGGTTGAAAGTCTTTCAGAACCAACCGTGTGAACCATTTCGCTTCTTTCGCAGTCAGTCGTCTATAGACGGCTTCCAAGCCACTCCGAGCCGGCGGTTTGGCAATGGTTGCCTCTGAAACCCGTATAGATGGCGAGCTCCATCTTACTTGGGCTGCAATGGAATGCAAAGCCTCGTCAATTTCTTCAGCAGTGACTTGAAGTCTCTCTGGAAGAGTTGGGTTCGGCTAGAGGCGAGTCAGATGCCACTCCATTTACGATGGTAGGAGTATAGCTTACAGTAACAGTCAAGATACGCTCTACACAATCGGCAAGATCCAATCCAAGACCCGGTTGTTTATAAACCGAAAGTTCTTTGAGACGGGACGAACCAAGCATCAAGCCACGTCCGATGACGCGCTCAAGGCTGTTTGCTTGTATGCAATACACCCTGTCCGTCCTCTTTTCAGGGAGTAATGTGGACAGTAGAGCTGCAAGGTTTGTGTCTGGTGCATCGATAAGGTTGCGATGCTGAGAACACCATGCAATAAGTGCCGAGGTGCTAGACTTTCGCGCTTTTGCTAGTACGTAGGATGCCTCCAACAGATCGCAGACGTGGGAAAAAGGGAAGGGCATTTCAGCTTGGTATGACCGTACGACATTTCACAACATGTTTTGCTTTCCTGATGCACGGATATATAGACAGACAACTCAACGTAGGAGAGTCACCTAACTGCTCAGATCTCAGCTACTATGGTGCCCACGATCTGAGCAGTAGCTAGGTACCGGATAGTTTCTCGTGAGAACGTTGAACGAGATGGCGAGGCTGGATCGGCAAGGCTGTGAGACAAGATTCATCAGCTCTGGAACTTATACGCCCCAGCTCAGTGAAGGGAGATGCCCTGTGATCATGCCCTGCAGATGGAAAGAAGCGCTTGTGGCAGCGCGATAGGACATGAGCAGCCGGGCTGGCGGAAATGGGTGTGAAATCTCCACTCACATCAAAAACACAGCCAAAAGCTTGACATGGATCTCTGGGCACGCGACGCGAGATGGACGGGAAGTCACATGAACAGGCTGCACGTGCAACGGGCTGCAGCCCTCCGGAGAGCGGATGGTGGAGAAGGGCAGAAAGTTTGTCGGCCATGAACGATACAAGTCACAAACTCAACTTCAAGTTAGTAGCAGAAGGGCATGATTATTGCAGGACACGCAAGGAAAGGCATGCGAAACACGGCCGCGCCGCTTGTCCAGGTGTCGAGATATTGCGCGGAAATTTGAGGTCGGTTCGGTTCTGGCGAGCACAGTACCAATGTACAAGGCCAACAAATATGCGGCCACTGGGCGGCGCAGGCAGGATGTCGGTACTCGTAAGAGGCCGAGTGCTTGTATGAGTACTGAGTACGGCGCCAACAGCACGTACCACATCTGCAGCGCCAGGCGGCAACGACCAGCGCTAGCCGTAGAGCCGGTACGCGATCGCTGGTACTGCTACTTCCatggatccatggatgtttGTTGTGCCCCAGCCATCAGCTGCTGTCATTGAAAGCATGGAAGCTTCGAAGTTAAGGCATTGAAAGCTGTAAGCCGCCAGCCCCCAACAAGCTCAGTGAGCATAATTGTGAGATATTGCCCGCTAGCTAGACTAGCACGTAGTGGTACAAGCACCCAGTGTAGGATGTACGTAGCTGCACCCCCACTCGCTCTCCGCCGAGCCCCTGAAGAGCGACCAAGCGATCCACTGGAGATGCGCAGCTGTTTGGGCGGGTTTGGCGGCTTCGGGTTCCAGCGTGCAAGTCAGTTGACTGCCTCCGCAAGGGAGCCCAAGAGGCAAACGCATGTCTGACCTCGTACGAGCAACAAGTGGTTATAACTGCGTCATGCTCGTTGAAACGGAGGTCACGGTTGATACATATACATCTGACTGCCTGGTGCTAAGCTGTTTTACAACTTTTTCCGCCTGTACAACCTCGCCTGTTATTGGTATCATCACCGGTACGACgaagctcaacaacatcaataATAGCACATACGAACTCAACTCTGCTGCTTCAGGCATCACCCACTCACTGCCAGCacaccacacacacaccactCACTCGCGCCCACTTACCCAACGAGTGCTGTACACTGAGTGGTCGGTTTCGATTTGAGACAAAATTGACATTCTCTATTCCCCCTCTTGAAGCGAAGAGGGGACCAGCGGATCTCAGCGTCAACAAAACAGCAAGGGAAAACGAAGCCCGCCCCCTCTTTCGGGCCTCCATCCAAACCTTTTTTGCCGGgctgtttgttgttgttgctcaGTTCTCGTCgggctgcatctgcatctccatccccATCTGCATATAACATCGCCCACCGCCTCATTTGCTGGTACCGGGACTAGAACCACAAGCACGCCAGCCTAGCTCCAGAACATTCGCCTCTGTTGACAAAAGGCTCGTCGCCCCCTGTCGTGTCCCCGGGCAACTTCTGGGTAAGGCGACCCCGGCCGCGCTCCCTCTGTCCAATAACCGCCCTGCGCTGAAACGAAACGGAGTCGTCGCATCTGCCCCAAGGACTGCACAAGCCTGGCCTGGGCTCCGCAGCCGGTGCTATTATGAGAGCGGGAGCGTCCgattttccttctccttaTCAGCATCGGCTGTCCCATGAGCGGCCTGCACTTTGGAATTTGCATCGTCGACAGCAGTGCTCGCCCTCTCCTCGATGACTACGAGCTGCTAAGCCAGGACCACCAAAGAGCGCTCCTTGTTCGAGTAGCAGTCGTCTCCGTTCACTTTCGGCGCCTCAGGGCCCCAGCCACTCATTTGCACTCTGAAAAACGCCGTCCAGTTGACGGCAGCCACTCTCTATCACCTGTAATCGTCCTGTCTTTACGAGCCCGCATCAATCTACCGAGATACCTGGATATGGCCTCGCAGCAACAAGAGATTCGTCTTCGCTCGTCGGCGGCGGGAAGCCCTGTGACCGATaccagcagcatcgccaggACCGCCACCttcgcttcctcctcctcctcttcccctgGAATCTCACGATCGCACAGTGCGTCTAGTACCTCATCCACCTTTGACGACTCTCAAGCGATGCCTCCACCGCCTCTTCCCCGGAGCGACTCCTTCACTCGAGGCCGTTCACGTGCATCCCCTTCCGTCTCGCGGCACAAGAACCGCCTCTCGCTTACCCTTCCCGTTGCCATGTCGTTTGACGGCCCGAGGCTGGCCGACTCGCCGGCGATCTTGTCCGCGTCAGCCATGATGGTCTCGTCGGTTCCTCAAACGCCATTGGAGACTCCTGCTTCTGTTGCTACCTCTCCATCGAATGCAAACGAGTTCATAATCGCAATTGCGGCGCAGGAGCGGAGAGTCTTGGAGCTCAAAGAGGAACTTGCACAGGCCGAGACGGAATTGGCACGGCTAAAGAAGCAATGGGCATCGGAAGAAGTCTACCGCAAACGAAGCAACAGCCACAGAACCGATCCCTTTGGAATCTCACAGGCTAgcatcgatgatgatgctttggTGGCATCACGGCGCAGCGTCGAATTGGATCGTCGGAAGCACATTCTCCAAGGCCAAACCACTCCTGCTCAGGCCCGCCGCAAGGTTATTCGTGGCGGACATGCCCGCACTCTatcccttctctctcccgTACGGACAGAGAGCGTATTCTCCCTCAATGAAGTTACACAAGCAGATCCAATCGCCCTCCCATCGGTAGAACAGAGAATGGCCCAGCTCACCGACCCGACCCTGGCAAAGCGATCATCCTGGCAACCCCGGTCCCAGCAGCAAAGCATGGCGTCTGTCGTCGGCGTCGCATCCGTTGTCGAAGACTTTAAGCTAGGATTCCGAGCCTTCGTAGAGGACATTCGCCAGATTACCGTCGGAGATGAACCGGTTACCGGCCAGCCGCAGAGACCAATATCGACCTCCATCGCCAATGCTCGTGAGCAAGATACGAGTAAGCCGAACCATGCCACCACCCACACTAGGACCAGCAGTAATGAAGGTTCCAGTACGGCCGCGTCGACCACATCCCAAGCTAACAGAACCCCCGAGCTGAAGCCAAAGAACGGGACTGGGAAAGGGAACAACAAATTCTCCTGGACACCGCTTGGTTTCGACTCTGTTGACGATACTGACTGGTCCAACTGGGATTCCCCCGTCTCCACCAAGTCTGCCCGCTGGAGTGGTTCTACCATTAATAGCAGTGGCATTGATGACATTcccgagaaggaggatgaagaagataccAAGCCGTAAGGATTATGTCTTGTTTCATGAAGCTGTCTGTGCATGAGTGGAGCGACTGATACTCAAACCTGCGATCTTTTTAGGGCGAGGAAAGCCGATGCATCACTTCTTTCTCCGACGCTTGAGGACCTATTTCCTAGCGTTGTTCATCATCTATCCCCGAGCAACCTCAAGAGGACGGCCAACAATCTGATGGACGAATGGGAAAAGTCACTGGTGGCTCCCCAGCCCCGAAACAACAAGGAAACTGCCACCGCATAGAGCAGGCTCATGAGCGGCCTTGgttattttccttttattttatcttaTATAAGTAAACCCCGGCACCAAGCGAGTGCACGACGAACTCAACCAAAGACACATAAAGTTCGGATCGAGGAGATTCTTCAAAAACAACAATGAGAGCACGGCCATGAGCAGCCGCAGAGATATCTGGTACATCTTACGACAATAGTTTGGAATGATTTGGATGAAAGAACATCAAAGAGATGGTACCGCAAGATTAAGATTTTTATAGAGTTTGTATGGGAGCATGCCTGTTTGTCcttgatgttttttttttcttgccttggCTTTTGCTTATAgctatcttcttctactactACTTCTACGCAAAAGCTGGCTATCCGTTATATTGGATCAGGATTATCGGGATAACGATGGCAATGAAAACATGACGCATTATGAGAGAGTAATttgcaaaataaaaaaagaaagaattcCAAACAACATGTGCTCGTATTATTATCGCGTGTTCAGCAAGTATAACAAATCGAATGATATGTCTGCCTTGATTCCTTAGACGCATCCCATGAGGGCCGTGGAGAGCTACAGGAGTGTGTAACATGCTCTTCTATTCTgttatatataaaagtaaaaattgTATATGAATatccctcctctttcttttcatctctccCCTTCCATCAACAcaaatcatcaccatcacttccccttcttcttatccttcTCCTTCCCACCCCCATCCCCCAACCCAGCCCTCACAAGCCCATCCCTCGCCACGCTATTAATCAAAGCAAACCTCCTCGGCCCAAGCTTCACGCCCCCATACCACCTCGTAACCACAACCATCGCATCCCAAACCTCCATCAACTGCAGCAAATGCAACAATCTCccaccagcagcatcttcgccgtcatcgtcgcAGTCGGAATAGCTCGTGCCTCCTGGTCCGCGTATCCTCCACGCCGTGATGTTGTGCGTCGCCGAGCGGATGCGCCGATCAGACCAGAGCAGGTGCTGCAGAAAGAGCTTCGCTTCTGCTGGTGACGTGACTTTTGCAACGTGAGCCACAAACGTCGATTTGTTCTCTACTACGACTTCTGATAGAGTCCATGGGGGAGGCGTCATGGTTGCGAAATCCGTCTGTTCGGCGTCCACTGCGCGCTCTCCCCGATCTGCATTCGCCCCTTCGGCATCGTCAGCGTCGTCCCCTTCTTGTTGCTGAAGCAACTcctccctttccctctcctcttccatcctTCTCACAAATTCTTCCACTGCATCGAACAGACACACGCTTCCCGGCTGGAATACCGTCCCTAGGGCTTCCCTAAATACACCCAGGTCCCTTGCGCCCgcgcctcttctccctccgGAACTGTGCTGCGTGCCTAATACCGCCGGAGGCTCAGCTGGATATGTATGTGGAAACTGTAGCCGCAGTGAAGAGGCTTCATCGCCGGGCAGCTGTAATATATATGTTGTAGATGAGGATGCCGGGCTCTCATCTTGGTCTTCGGAGGGGACGAGACAGCCCTCGCCGTAGATTGAGTTGAGAGCTTCTACCTCATCACGGAGGTCTTCGGACATTATTTcaggaaagggaaaagcaGTATTAAGTGATATTTTATGCTCTATTCTTCAGGCCAGTCACTCTCCCTCAAGAGGATATGAGTTGATATTCGTCCAATTAGCTGCTGGTTTGATGTATGATTTTCGCACAGTGCTGTCGCTAAACTTTACACATCAGTCGCACTGTATCCGTGAAGAGGTCACAGAGCTGATTCATTTATTGGTGGGAAATGCTAGCCATCACCCCAAATctgctatccagcatcccatgtcACAAATCTTTAACTATAGAAGTGATAGGTGGGTAAAAGGTAATACCAGAAACTACGtatagagaaatatagctatagtagcagatactagaaacatgtagcaatagtagcagatactagaaatgaatagctatagtagcatATACTAGAAACATATAGCTATAGAAGCAGATACTGCTAAATAGGTTGGAATATCAATCAtagcagaaagtagtgatagtagcagatacttaaAGAACCGCTTAATAGGTACTGTGGCTATTTTGGAAGTGAGGAAATAAAAGGCTTCCCTCTACATTCTGTTCTGGCCCATGAACCTCATGCAATGGCTGGGGTGCTGGAGAACAGAGTTGGGATGCTGCTAATATTTCCCCATGCTGATGGGCATTTTAACGAAGCCATAGGGCAAAACGGTGCTTGAATTAAACGAAAAGTAATATTGACATTGAGCTGGTACAATATTAAGCGGCGTCTCAAAGTCTCTTGGCCGTCTTCTACCATCCTCATTCCTGAGTTACCACATTGCTCCAAGGTCTCAGCACTGCAACGTACATATACATGCGCGCAACCACATCTACAAACAATTgtaagaaataaaaaacagTAGTGCCTTTTTACTCGTCGGCAACCGAGGCAAActtgtccagcatctcctgcTGAATAGCCTCGTACTGTAGAGAATATATGTGTTAGCCATGGACGTCGCCCTTGCGATGTAAAGAAATTATCATAACGTACCCTCTTGACAATCACGTCTTCACCATCGGTGGGGACCTCAAACTTCAACTGACGCAGCTTGGTTTGCAGGTCGCTTGTTGACTCGCGGACCTTTGCCCAGCTCTGGCCTTGCGCGATGGCCTTCTGTGCCTCGTCGTAAAATCCAACCATGAGCTTCATCATCCACTCCGTCTTCCAGAGCGGGCAGAACTGGTCGTAGTCGGAGTAACCGTTCTGCTGCAGGAAATCTTCCTTGATCAAAACGGCAAGATCAAGCGTGATCTTGTCGGTATCAGACAAGGCACTCTTGCCGACCAGCTGGACGACCTGGTCCAATTCATCGGAATCGGAAATCAACTGCTTAACACGGTCACGCAGTCTGGGGAAGTCGGGGTTGTTCTGCTCGTACCACTTGTCCAAAGCGGTGTTGTATTTGCTGTATGAGACGCTGGTGTTGATTGAAGGGAAGTGCTTTCGCTGAGCAAGCTTCTTGTCCAACCCCCAAAAGACCTGGACAATGTTGAGGGTGGAAGTGGTGACGGGATCCGAAAAGTCACCACCGGGGGGGCTGACGGCACCGACAATGCTGACACTGCCACTTCGCTCGGGCGATCCTAGAGTCTGCGCGCGGCCAGCTCGCTCGTAAAAGGATGCGAGCTTGGCACCCAGATAGGCAGGGAAACCCTGATCAGCAGGCATTTCTCCCAAACGACCAGAGATTTCACGAAGGGCCTCGGCCCATCGAGACGATGAATCAGCCATCATAGCGACGTTGAGACCCTGGTCACGGAAGTATTCGGCGACTGTGATACCGGTGTAGATGGAAGCTTCACGGGCAGCGACAGGCATGTTGGAGGTGTTGGCAATAAGACAAGTTCGCTTCATGATGGGCTCCTTGCGGCCGTCAACCTCAATGGTGAGCTCAGGGAAGTCCTTCAAGACTTCAGCCATTTCGTTTCCACGTTCTCCGCATCCAACGTAGACAATGATGTCGCTGTTGGAGAACTTGGAGACGGACTGACTGATGACAGTCTTGCCACAACCGAAAGCACCGGGGATGGCAACGGTACCGCCCTGGACACTGGGgaagagggcatcaagaacTCGCTGGCCGACAACGAAAGGCTGGTCGGCCGTCAAACGCTCAGACGTCGGGCGGGGGACTCGGACAGGCCAGGTCTGCATCATGGGATactccgtcttcttgccatcaaaCTCGACCTCGAGAATCTTATCAACGACGGTGTACTCGCCCTTGGGGGCAATCTTGGTGATGACACCTCGGGCTCGGGGAGAGAACAGAATCTTGTGGACAGCCAGGAAAGAGTTCTCAAACACAGTTCCCCAGACATCGCCGCCGGAAATGTGATCGCCAACCTTGAGCTGAGGAGTAAACTCCCACTTCTTTTCTCGGTCGAGCGCAGGAACGGCAACACCTCGAGGGATATAGATGGATTTTgagatcttggagatgctggctaGGGGTCGCTGGATACCGTCGTAGATGCTGTTGAGCAGGCCGGGGCCTAGCTCGACGGACAAAGGCTTGCCTGTTCGAGCAACAGGGTCACCGACCTTGACACCGGCTAGGGGAGCTTGATCAGTATTGAATCTAGACGTATTTCGCATCGGTCTCGGAGTGTGGAGGTGAGAGT
This genomic stretch from Trichoderma breve strain T069 chromosome 1, whole genome shotgun sequence harbors:
- a CDS encoding RWD domain-containing protein yields the protein MSEDLRDEVEALNSIYGEGCLVPSEDQDESPASSSTTYILQLPGDEASSLRLQFPHTYPAEPPAVLGTQHSSGGRRGAGARDLGVFREALGTVFQPGSVCLFDAVEEFVRRMEEEREREELLQQQEGDDADDAEGANADRGERAVDAEQTDFATMTPPPWTLSEVVVENKSTFVAHVAKVTSPAEAKLFLQHLLWSDRRIRSATHNITAWRIRGPGGTSYSDCDDDGEDAAGGRLLHLLQLMEVWDAMVVVTRWYGGVKLGPRRFALINSVARDGLVRAGLGDGGGKEKDKKKGK
- a CDS encoding 2OG-Fe(II) oxygenase superfamily domain-containing protein — protein: MAAAATANIPIIDISGDQDVVAKQLVDAAHEHGFIYIRNLGADISASSIDGAFALSRKLFDAPLAEKQACTIQTNNRGWSGMHSETLDPKTQKVGDFKEAFNFGEFIDGKAQQPLPPTIAADEPQVSAFADSCHKLCRKLLHLLGIGLDVGDFFSSAHSTNGESSSILRLLRYPPPDQASHSSDDIRAGAHSDYGSVTLLFRLKGQAGLELQKKDGSWAPVPVCPPGSENDPSPPILINIGDLLSYWTNGLFRSTVHRVVFPSDNAASKVEGETSAGPRYSIAFFCHPAGSVALEPVPSERVRNFIPDESAPNENPYAERKVMTANEHLFMRLKASYGTLYDDEKKP
- a CDS encoding ATP dependent DNA ligase domain-containing protein, which encodes MPFPFSHVCDLLEASYVLAKARKSSTSALIAWCSQHRNLIDAPDTNLAALLSTLLPEKRTDRVYCIQANSLERVIGRGLMLGSSRLKELSVYKQPGLGLDLADCVERILTVTPNPTLPERLQVTAEEIDEALHSIAAQVRWSSPSIRVSEATIAKPPARSGLEAVYRRLTAKEAKWFTRLVLKDFQPLVFDAYEVYRLCDPLLPSILKIREDFTIAIETMQRLRRETRSLYPDKSCIERERLSSIKPQLSVKGGVMSVEAKVDGEYCQIHVDVSKGRRGIQIFSKSGKDSTEDRERLIGIIIGSLGIGKAGCNIKTECILEGELAVFSESQKKILPFHHIRKHVARRGRFMNTGQDSPPRPHEHLMIVYYDILLLDGQSLLNVRHSERFKLLEKLVRCDKGQAELIQRQIINTSHPMAVSALRNAFAKVITERGEGLVLKSDQPYFNFSSDGTPFTNHCIKLKKDYIGRFGEVGDFAVVGAGFNAAKARSYNIENLKWTHFYVGCIDNREEVKRWNARPEFTVVNVVELNEAMLKSFSSFTNPKPVPVGENVETKLKAAAGAQPTPMTVAFTNPPVFDMRCFSFDKAGDTNWWSLRFPSVAKIHFDRDFSDVLSFTELQEIAERATSAHELEDSQDNLSWIAKLEQADPRGVAVDAATQLTATTMPTPSPRRASHNSSGSLPLARHVTGSSLERSLELLGAPVSESHRLAASQPSPTTHLSKTTPNLDHKRKRITFASALFSPPKKRRQSSRDDEPESTVPDRKPVSESPIRRPLGEIDGNSTQKPQKSEFPLTVCQSDNEDLNASPHFKQPQAKETDTGRQEHTAMQSAELSSSHLPLNDSAIVIPDSDDEDETDSDDATQPLTPVRSSHEQHSCDVGQERRPSEQSPGQTKTICQYAGLECQLVNRLVLLPSYFRKIDGVEPLFREHGLSNIIRDAETWIRDDTIDSSQPLDSQTGRNKILFVDTVEKEQETKALLSKLEDIRENIPEERREWISVFDWRVLNHLAIYEDAETTKKYYDGFHDPWRRWYSGLV
- a CDS encoding ATP synthase alpha/beta family, nucleotide-binding domain-containing protein gives rise to the protein MLGLRPRLKARPSLLDLIREGSIKGSSDTESSDTESSGDESDSDGPSERDSARSPDLQSPVGAARSTPAAGTASNTGPGGAEPATGTNTNAASGASFVSGGTGSATSLPPPPSPVLSATAIKLPLLRNSPPPTPSPSSPDSSPTAADRELDDAPPLQSLTMPSVCALPTPPHKTTEQDGDAIHYGKIYSISGPVIVAEDMIGVAMYELVKVGHDNLVGEVIRISGDQATIQVYEETAGVKVGDPVARTGKPLSVELGPGLLNSIYDGIQRPLASISKISKSIYIPRGVAVPALDREKKWEFTPQLKVGDHISGGDVWGTVFENSFLAVHKILFSPRARGVITKIAPKGEYTVVDKILEVEFDGKKTEYPMMQTWPVRVPRPTSERLTADQPFVVGQRVLDALFPSVQGGTVAIPGAFGCGKTVISQSVSKFSNSDIIVYVGCGERGNEMAEVLKDFPELTIEVDGRKEPIMKRTCLIANTSNMPVAAREASIYTGITVAEYFRDQGLNVAMMADSSSRWAEALREISGRLGEMPADQGFPAYLGAKLASFYERAGRAQTLGSPERSGSVSIVGAVSPPGGDFSDPVTTSTLNIVQVFWGLDKKLAQRKHFPSINTSVSYSKYNTALDKWYEQNNPDFPRLRDRVKQLISDSDELDQVVQLVGKSALSDTDKITLDLAVLIKEDFLQQNGYSDYDQFCPLWKTEWMMKLMVGFYDEAQKAIAQGQSWAKVRESTSDLQTKLRQLKFEVPTDGEDVIVKRYEAIQQEMLDKFASVADE